In the Scyliorhinus torazame isolate Kashiwa2021f chromosome 4, sScyTor2.1, whole genome shotgun sequence genome, one interval contains:
- the kbtbd11 gene encoding kelch repeat and BTB domain-containing protein 11 encodes MAQSGQDLFIVTGAAHLQKSENFDLKSLLTGTPGSPYPGQNNGVNAEKHRNGQTQAVVHNKTVDVARAGLQKAPPVLLEQQSGEKSRCWAENDLQEKLCPGRLQPTGYSPGAEGDVQCRESSGCAASSSREVGEECSGAAEAGIGQEGEIADTAGRLPQGAGGQAEGRTGEDEGGGSGVGNAQGLGAGMDTPGQAAGERLNGGGGGASPAPEAGGEELQEEELSPGDSSSCSFGSSLCFSAPSGDEREPGSAAVGAAGGVVKSQRQLINNSLGPGQEEGRVAPLTYWSLEAASSAPPASPPSPASPPAPPEPDLVIEVSGRRIRAHKAVLAERSDFFRARLSRQFLSLRGLSFEALRLLLDYSYGAGMAARADNAAELIAGAQYLQMPCAVHSAVDSLKGQLELGNCLELLGLAKRQRLPELREAAYRFMSDHYLRVLREPAVYGRLSGAERELILRQRTAQAPARSAAAASASSSADGSAGERCLVLADVNEVFERPSPGASRPASREGSRSQSPEAGPSPEPPGGAPARWLYRHDPAADRWRRLSPIPEAAADTRGCGLCTLHNYLFVAGGLRGSGPRARPSDRVFSYNPATGDWAELRPMRQARSQLKLVALDGQLYAIGGECLFSVERYDPRADRWSPAAPLPRGGFAVAHQAAACAGYIYVSGGSLFYRLLRYDPRRDEWQECPCSSSRRRSADMVALGRWLYRFDQERESRAVAVSRYNTVARLWSECGSLLPSASPSQPFRCAPMGRDIYCVNRACVLRCTLAEEDEDRAGPGPLQSRELKPCVEGKGLLFPVVLTFPDRSPASLHSKVP; translated from the coding sequence ATGGCTCAGTCTGGCCAGGATCTATTCATTGTCACTGGTGCGGCTCATCTGCAAAAGAGCGAGAACTTTGATCTTAAGTCTTTACTGACGGGCACTCCCGGGAGTCCTTACCCAGGACAGAACAATGGGGTAAATGCAGAAAAACACAGGAACGGGCAAACTCAGGCCGTGGTGCACAACAAAACTGTGGACGTCGCTCGGGCTGGTTTGCAAAAAGCGCCGCCCGTTTTGCTTGAGCAACAAAGCGGCGAGAAGAGCCGGTGCTGGGCAGAAAATGATTTGCAAGAGAAACTTTGCCCGGGGAGGTTGCAGCCGACAGGTTACAGCCCCGGTGCTGAGGGGGACGTGCAGTGCAGGGAAAGTTCAGGCTGTGCTGCCAGCAGCAGCAGAGAGGTGGGTGAAGAATGCAGCGGCGCCGCGGAGGCTGGGATCGGGCAGGAAGGTGAGATTGCAGACACAGCAGGCCGCCTTCCGCAGGGCGCAGGGGGACAAGCTGAAGGGAGAACCGGTGAGGACGAGGGCGGCGGCTCGGGTGTGGGCAATGCACAGGGGCTGGGGGCCGGGATGGACACCCCTGGGCAGGCAGCGGGGGAGAGGCTGAATGGGGGCGGAGGGGGCGCCTCGCCGGCTCCGGAAGCCGGTGgagaggagctgcaggaggaggagTTGAGCCCCGGCGACAGCTCGTCCTGCAGCTTCGGCTCGTCCCTCTGCTTCTCGGCGCCGTCGGGCGATGAGAGGGAGCCGGGCTCGGCGGCCGTGGGGGCGGCGGGCGGGGTGGTGAAGAGCCAGCGGCAGCTGATCAACAACAGCCTCGGCCCGGGGCAGGAGGAGGGGAGAGTGGCACCGCTCACCTACTGGAGCCTGGAGGCCGCCAGCAGCGCCCCGCCGGCCTCGCCTCCCAGCCCGGCCTCGCCGCCGGCCCCGCCCGAGCCCGACCTGGTGATCGAGGTGTCGGGCCGGAGGATCCGGGCCCACAAGGCGGTGCTGGCCGAGCGCAGCGACTTCTTCCGGGCCCGCCTGTCGCGCCAGTTTCTCAGCCTCCGCGGCCTGAGCTTCGAGGCGCTGCGGCTGCTGCTCGACTACTCGTACGGGGCGGGCATGGCGGCGCGGGCCGACAACGCGGCCGAGCTGATCGCCGGCGCGCAGTACCTGCAGATGCCGTGCGCCGTGCACTCGGCCGTCGACTCGCTCAAGGGGCAGCTGGAGCTGGGCAACTGCCTGGAGCTGCTGGGCCTGGCCAAGCGGCAGCGGCTGCCCGAGCTGCGGGAGGCGGCCTACCGCTTCATGAGCGACCACTACCTGCGGGTGCTGCGGGAGCCCGCCGTGTACGGGCGCCTGAGCGGGGCCGAGAGGGAGCTGATCCTGAGGCAGAGGACGGCCCAGGCCCCGGCCCGGAGCGCGGCGGCCGCCTCGGCCTCGAGTTCGGCCGACGGCAGCGCGGGCGAGCGCTGCCTGGTGCTGGCCGACGTCAACGAGGTGTTCGAGCGGCCGTCGCCCGGGGCCAGCCGGCCGGCGAGCCGGGAGGGCAGCCGCTCCCAGAGCCCCGAGGCCGGGCCCTCGCCCGAGCCGCCCGGGGGCGCCCCGGCCCGCTGGCTCTACCGGCACGACCCGGCCGCCGACCGGTGGCGGCGGCTCAGCCCCATCCCCGAGGCGGCCGCCGACACCCGCGGCTGCGGCCTGTGCACCCTCCACAACTACCTGTTCGTGGCGGGCGGCCTGCGCGGCTCGGGCCCGCGGGCCCGGCCCTCGGACCGCGTCTTCAGCTACAACCCGGCCACCGGCGACTGGGCCGAGCTGCGGCCCATGCGGCAGGCCCGCTCGCAGCTCAAGCTGGTGGCGCTGGACGGCCAGCTGTACGCCATCGGCGGCGAGTGCCTCTTCAGCGTCGAGCGCTACGACCCGCGGGCCGACCGCTGGAGCCCGGCCGCGCCGCTCCCCCGCGGCGGCTTCGCCGTGGCCCACCAGGCGGCCGCCTGCGCCGGCTACATCTACGTGTCGGGCGGCTCGCTCTTCTACCGCCTGCTGCGCTACGACCCGCGGCGGGACGAGTGGCAGGAGTGCCCGTGCAGCAGCAGCCGCCGCCGCTCGGCCGACATGGTGGCGCTGGGCCGGTGGCTGTACCGCTTCGACCAGGAGCGGGAGAGCCGCGCCGTCGCCGTGTCCCGGTACAACACGGTGGCGCGGCTGTGGAGCGAGTGCGGCTCGCTGCTGCCGTCGGCCTCGCCCTCTCAGCCTTTCCGCTGCGCCCCCATGGGCCGCGACATCTACTGCGTCAACCGGGCCTGCGTCCTGCGCTGCACCCTGGCCGAGGAGGACGAGGATCGGGCCGGCCCCGGGCCCCTCCAGAGCCGGGAGCTCAAGCCGTGCGTGGAGGGCAAGGGGCTGCTCTTCCCCGTCGTCCTCACCTTCCCCGACAGGAGCCCGGCGTCCCTCCACAGTAAGGTGCCCTGA